In the Synechococcus sp. UW179A genome, one interval contains:
- a CDS encoding asparaginase: MSIPSGYRGSARSLSTPPLEVRLRRGSSIESTHRVHAVVCDSRGRVLMKAGQPDFETFIRSALKPFQALPLISSGASETYNCAERGIAISCGSHSGTPGHAREAFRLLWNAELESDHLQCPIPLGRTSPLEHNCSGKHAAFLITARKMGWPIETYLQGDHPLQQEVTRRVAELLGLPPDELVAERDDCGAPTLRLQLDQMALLYAHLGSSAHAQLEQISRAMLAHPELVAGEGRFDTELMRRSHHQVISKGGAEGIQCLSRTGEGLGVAIKVEDGARRAKQAVALHLLRQLDWMTPSGLKELEEQLLILNPGVHLDVEGELRT; this comes from the coding sequence ATGTCGATCCCATCGGGTTACCGCGGCTCGGCGCGCTCCCTGAGTACCCCACCTCTCGAGGTTCGGCTGCGGCGAGGGTCTTCCATCGAGTCCACCCATCGAGTGCATGCAGTGGTCTGCGACAGCCGCGGCCGGGTCCTGATGAAAGCTGGACAGCCTGACTTCGAAACGTTTATTCGCTCGGCGCTCAAACCCTTTCAGGCCCTACCGCTGATCAGCAGCGGTGCATCGGAGACCTACAACTGCGCTGAGCGGGGAATCGCCATCAGCTGTGGATCCCATTCGGGCACCCCTGGGCATGCGCGTGAGGCCTTCCGGTTGCTGTGGAACGCAGAGCTCGAAAGCGACCATCTGCAATGCCCGATCCCCTTGGGCCGCACTAGTCCCCTGGAGCACAACTGCTCAGGTAAGCATGCTGCATTTCTGATCACCGCCCGAAAAATGGGATGGCCGATCGAGACCTATCTCCAGGGAGACCATCCCCTGCAGCAGGAGGTCACGCGACGCGTAGCAGAACTGCTCGGTCTGCCCCCTGATGAACTGGTTGCTGAACGGGATGACTGCGGAGCTCCCACACTGCGCCTTCAGCTCGACCAGATGGCTCTGTTGTATGCCCATCTCGGATCTTCAGCCCACGCGCAACTGGAACAGATCAGCCGGGCGATGCTTGCACACCCAGAACTAGTAGCTGGAGAGGGGCGCTTCGATACAGAATTAATGCGACGCTCCCATCACCAGGTGATCAGCAAAGGGGGTGCAGAAGGCATTCAATGCCTGAGCCGAACCGGTGAAGGGCTTGGCGTTGCGATCAAGGTTGAAGACGGCGCTAGACGAGCCAAGCAGGCTGTGGCCCTCCATCTACTGCGTCAGCTCGACTGGATGACGCCAAGCGGACTGAAGGAACTGGAGGAACAGCTATTGATCCTCAATCCTGGCGTTCACCTTGATGTAGAGGGTGAGCTGCGAACCTGA
- a CDS encoding CGLD27 family protein, translated as MASSISCPVPPEQRPQEEFAQFSRSWFFAWPCTAQVSLDRALLISWLLISPITVLVASGSWTLRHDPVRLLLAGGVAALVMPMLLLVRQWLGWTYVHKRLLSEKVEYEESGWYDGQVWEKPVSWRERDLLLAQHEVRPILGRLGRAMALVTGLMLGGASICQAL; from the coding sequence ATGGCCTCGAGCATCTCCTGCCCTGTTCCCCCTGAGCAGAGACCTCAGGAGGAATTTGCTCAATTCAGCCGATCCTGGTTTTTTGCATGGCCCTGTACGGCCCAGGTCTCTCTCGACCGGGCTTTACTGATCAGCTGGCTGCTGATTTCACCGATCACCGTGCTGGTGGCCAGTGGTAGTTGGACCTTGCGCCACGATCCAGTGCGTTTGCTGCTCGCCGGCGGTGTTGCAGCCCTTGTGATGCCGATGCTGCTGTTAGTCCGTCAGTGGCTTGGCTGGACCTACGTCCACAAACGCCTGCTCTCGGAAAAGGTGGAATACGAGGAATCAGGGTGGTACGACGGCCAGGTCTGGGAAAAACCTGTGTCGTGGCGGGAGCGAGATCTACTGCTTGCTCAGCATGAAGTCAGGCCCATCCTTGGCCGACTCGGGCGAGCCATGGCCCTGGTCACAGGTCTGATGCTCGGTGGAGCAAGCATCTGTCAGGCTCTGTGA
- the rsfS gene encoding ribosome silencing factor has translation MDSEQLAELAADACDDRKAVDIQLIRVDEVSSLADWMVIAGGQSDVQVRAIARSVEDRIEDEVQRLPLRKEGVNEGRWALLDYGELIVHVLQPGERSYYDLEAFWSHGERRPYLTSRTTDD, from the coding sequence ATGGATAGTGAACAGCTTGCGGAACTCGCAGCCGACGCCTGCGATGACCGTAAGGCGGTGGACATCCAGCTCATCCGAGTCGATGAGGTCTCGAGTCTTGCCGACTGGATGGTGATTGCCGGTGGTCAGAGCGATGTCCAGGTCAGGGCTATTGCGCGATCAGTCGAGGATCGAATCGAGGATGAGGTCCAGAGACTTCCTCTACGCAAGGAGGGAGTGAACGAGGGTCGCTGGGCATTGCTGGATTACGGCGAACTTATCGTGCACGTGCTCCAACCTGGGGAAAGGAGTTACTACGACCTTGAAGCATTTTGGAGTCACGGGGAACGTCGTCCCTACCTAACCTCCAGGACAACAGACGATTAA
- a CDS encoding DUF3318 domain-containing protein, protein MSELQRLKGLLPPEMQSWVFVEAAAAVEPALITLEEIGRDEVEIQVDLDAWDNLALDHRNLLFWHEVGRIQNDTIPRDGWEMAALAIGLGGAIGELWVQDGLLLFMALGLSGFAGYRLYLKNNAEKRLRDAISADERAIDLACRFGYSVPNAYKSLGGALKDLVEKTRKKKKRSFYEDRLEALRKSAGKARAEMAQQQGSRQSVSSENVYG, encoded by the coding sequence ATGAGTGAGCTCCAGCGTCTGAAAGGGTTGCTTCCCCCGGAGATGCAGAGCTGGGTGTTCGTCGAGGCGGCCGCCGCCGTTGAGCCGGCCTTGATCACCCTTGAGGAGATCGGCAGGGATGAAGTTGAGATCCAAGTTGATCTCGACGCTTGGGACAATCTTGCCCTCGACCACCGCAATCTGCTGTTCTGGCATGAAGTAGGCCGGATCCAGAACGACACCATTCCCCGCGATGGCTGGGAGATGGCAGCGCTTGCGATCGGTCTCGGCGGAGCCATCGGTGAGCTCTGGGTTCAAGACGGCCTGCTGTTATTCATGGCCTTAGGTCTGTCGGGATTCGCGGGCTACCGCCTCTATCTGAAAAACAATGCGGAAAAACGGCTGCGCGATGCGATCTCGGCTGATGAGCGGGCCATCGATCTGGCCTGTCGTTTTGGCTACAGCGTTCCGAATGCTTACAAAAGTCTGGGCGGCGCTCTGAAGGACCTCGTCGAGAAAACCAGAAAGAAGAAAAAACGCAGCTTCTACGAAGACCGACTTGAGGCTTTGCGCAAAAGTGCTGGAAAAGCTCGCGCTGAAATGGCGCAGCAGCAAGGTTCACGTCAATCCGTTAGCAGCGAAAACGTCTATGGATAG
- the carB gene encoding carbamoyl-phosphate synthase large subunit, translating to MPRRNDLRRILLLGSGPIVIGQACEFDYSGTQACKALRAEGYEVVLVNSNPASIMTDPDMADRTYVEPLTPEVVERVIEQERPDALLPTMGGQTALNLAVTLAENGTLERFGVELIGADLQAIRKAEDRLLFKQAMERIGVKVCPSGIASSLEEAEAVGAAIATYPRIIRPAFTLGGSGGGIAYNPEEFASICKTGLDASPVSQILIEQSLLGWKEFELEVMRDLADNVVIVCSIENLDPMGVHTGDSITVAPAQTLTDREYQRLRDQSIAIIREIGVATGGSNIQFAINPADGDVVVIEMNPRVSRSSALASKATGFPIAKIAARLAVGYTLDEILNDITGKTPACFEPTIDYVVTKVPRFAFEKFRGSPAVLTTAMKSVGEAMAIGRCFEESFQKALRSLETGLAGWGGDRAEPELTAAELDRSLRTPSPERILTVRAAMVAGRTDEQIHDLSRIDPWFLAKLRGLINTESELLNDRQLSDISAADFLRLKQLGYSDRQIAWFTGSDQLEVRQARQELGVRPVFKTVDTCAAEFASTTPYHYSTYERPLSRLDATGTLTVQPPATEVSEDNRPKLMILGGGPNRIGQGIEFDYCCCHASFSAQDRGFATVMLNSNPETVSTDYDSSDRLYFEPLTFEDVLNVIEAERPEGVIVQFGGQTPLKLAMPLLRWLNSPAGQATGTRIWGTSPESIDRAEDREQFEAILRELDIRQPRNGLARSEQEARAVADNVGYPVVVRPSYVLGGRAMEVVHDELELNRYMTEAVQVEPDHPVLIDQYLQNAVEVDVDALCDRDGVVVIGGLMEHIEPAGIHSGDSACCLPSVSLGDEALATIRSWTKALALRLQVQGLINLQFAVQRTASGEERVFIIEANPRASRTVPFVAKATGVPLARIATRLMAGESLADIGLSQEPSAPLQAVKEAVLPFRRFPGADSLLGPEMRSTGEVMGWAPQFGMAYAKAELAAGEALPTKGNVFLSTHDRDKPALVPVAKRLLELGFELTATAGTAATLTEAGLEVQSVLKVHEGRPNIEDLIRSGAVQLVINTPIGRQAAHDDRYLRRAALDYSVPTLTTLAGARSAVQGIEALQSQTFDIHALQDVHR from the coding sequence ATGCCCCGGCGGAATGACCTTCGTCGCATTCTTTTGCTGGGTTCTGGGCCGATCGTGATCGGCCAGGCTTGTGAGTTTGATTACTCCGGAACTCAGGCGTGCAAAGCACTTCGCGCCGAGGGCTATGAGGTCGTGCTGGTGAATTCCAATCCGGCTTCGATCATGACCGATCCGGATATGGCGGATCGCACCTACGTGGAACCGCTCACCCCTGAAGTGGTCGAAAGGGTGATCGAACAGGAACGACCCGATGCCCTTTTGCCAACGATGGGTGGCCAGACCGCCCTCAATCTGGCAGTCACTCTTGCTGAAAACGGAACACTGGAACGATTCGGGGTCGAGCTGATCGGTGCCGATCTGCAGGCGATCCGAAAAGCGGAGGATCGACTCCTGTTTAAGCAGGCGATGGAGCGCATCGGCGTGAAGGTCTGTCCTTCGGGAATCGCCTCATCGCTGGAGGAGGCGGAGGCTGTGGGCGCTGCCATCGCCACTTATCCGAGAATTATTCGCCCCGCTTTCACTCTGGGCGGAAGTGGAGGTGGCATCGCTTACAACCCTGAAGAATTTGCCTCGATCTGCAAAACCGGTCTAGATGCCAGTCCCGTCTCTCAGATTCTGATCGAACAGTCCCTCCTGGGTTGGAAGGAATTCGAACTTGAGGTGATGCGCGATCTCGCCGACAACGTGGTGATTGTCTGCAGCATTGAAAATCTCGACCCCATGGGGGTTCACACCGGTGATTCGATCACCGTGGCTCCAGCCCAGACCCTCACGGATCGTGAATACCAGCGACTGAGAGATCAGTCCATCGCCATCATTCGCGAGATCGGTGTTGCTACCGGCGGCAGCAATATCCAGTTTGCGATCAACCCCGCTGATGGCGATGTGGTGGTTATCGAGATGAATCCCCGCGTCAGCCGATCGTCGGCTCTGGCCAGCAAGGCCACTGGATTCCCCATTGCCAAAATCGCGGCGCGTCTCGCCGTGGGCTACACCCTTGACGAGATTCTCAACGACATCACCGGCAAGACACCCGCCTGCTTTGAACCAACGATTGATTACGTCGTCACCAAGGTTCCCCGTTTCGCCTTTGAAAAATTCCGGGGCTCGCCTGCGGTGCTCACCACGGCGATGAAATCCGTTGGTGAGGCCATGGCCATCGGGCGTTGTTTCGAGGAGTCGTTCCAGAAGGCTTTGCGATCCCTGGAGACCGGTCTGGCCGGCTGGGGTGGTGATCGCGCTGAGCCCGAGCTCACAGCGGCTGAGCTTGACCGTTCTCTGCGGACACCCTCTCCGGAAAGAATCCTCACTGTGCGCGCCGCCATGGTGGCCGGACGGACAGATGAGCAGATTCACGATCTCAGCCGCATTGACCCGTGGTTCCTGGCCAAGCTGCGTGGTCTGATCAACACTGAATCTGAACTGCTGAACGACAGGCAGTTGTCGGACATCAGCGCTGCGGATTTTCTCAGGCTCAAGCAGCTCGGCTACTCCGATCGTCAGATCGCCTGGTTCACCGGTTCGGATCAGCTAGAGGTGCGCCAAGCGCGACAGGAACTTGGAGTGCGTCCAGTGTTTAAGACCGTGGACACCTGTGCGGCTGAATTCGCTTCAACCACTCCGTATCACTACTCAACCTATGAACGTCCCTTGTCTCGCCTGGATGCAACGGGGACGTTGACGGTTCAGCCTCCTGCGACGGAAGTCTCTGAGGACAACAGGCCGAAACTGATGATCCTGGGCGGTGGTCCCAATCGCATTGGCCAAGGGATCGAATTTGATTACTGCTGTTGCCATGCTTCGTTTTCTGCACAAGATCGGGGCTTCGCCACGGTGATGCTCAACAGCAATCCCGAAACGGTCTCCACCGACTACGACAGCAGTGATCGTCTCTATTTCGAACCGCTCACGTTTGAGGATGTTCTCAATGTGATCGAGGCGGAACGCCCCGAAGGTGTGATTGTTCAGTTCGGCGGCCAAACGCCCCTCAAGCTGGCGATGCCTCTGCTGCGTTGGCTGAACTCGCCGGCAGGTCAGGCCACGGGCACCCGTATCTGGGGAACCTCACCGGAATCGATCGATCGTGCTGAGGACCGTGAGCAGTTCGAAGCGATCCTGCGTGAACTTGACATCCGCCAACCGCGCAACGGCCTCGCTCGAAGCGAGCAGGAGGCACGCGCTGTGGCAGACAACGTGGGTTATCCGGTGGTGGTGCGTCCCTCCTACGTGCTGGGTGGCCGAGCGATGGAGGTCGTTCACGACGAATTGGAGCTCAATCGCTACATGACCGAAGCCGTGCAGGTGGAACCTGATCATCCGGTGCTTATCGATCAATACCTCCAAAACGCCGTTGAGGTGGATGTGGATGCGCTTTGCGACCGTGATGGTGTGGTGGTGATCGGTGGGCTGATGGAGCACATCGAACCCGCTGGGATTCATTCAGGGGATTCCGCCTGCTGTCTGCCATCGGTTTCTCTTGGTGATGAGGCCCTTGCCACCATTCGCTCCTGGACCAAGGCCCTCGCCCTGCGCCTTCAAGTTCAGGGTCTGATCAATCTTCAGTTCGCGGTTCAGCGCACTGCCTCAGGGGAAGAACGGGTTTTCATCATCGAAGCCAATCCGCGCGCCTCGCGGACGGTGCCATTCGTCGCCAAGGCCACCGGTGTGCCATTGGCAAGAATTGCTACACGCCTCATGGCTGGCGAGAGCCTCGCGGATATCGGTCTCAGCCAGGAGCCCTCTGCGCCGCTTCAAGCAGTGAAAGAGGCCGTCCTGCCGTTCCGGCGTTTCCCTGGTGCCGATTCATTGCTGGGACCGGAAATGCGCTCCACCGGAGAGGTCATGGGGTGGGCTCCGCAATTTGGGATGGCTTACGCCAAGGCGGAGCTGGCTGCTGGGGAGGCACTACCCACCAAGGGCAACGTTTTTTTATCGACCCATGACAGAGATAAGCCTGCTCTCGTGCCGGTGGCCAAGCGATTGCTTGAACTGGGATTTGAGCTCACCGCTACTGCTGGAACGGCGGCCACCTTGACTGAGGCTGGCCTTGAAGTTCAGTCAGTGCTCAAGGTTCATGAAGGGCGTCCGAATATTGAGGATCTGATTCGCTCCGGTGCTGTGCAGCTCGTGATCAACACACCGATCGGTCGTCAAGCGGCCCATGACGATCGCTACTTGCGGCGTGCTGCGCTCGATTACTCCGTACCGACCCTTACCACGCTTGCCGGAGCACGGTCTGCTGTGCAAGGGATTGAGGCGCTCCAATCGCAGACGTTTGATATCCATGCCCTTCAGGATGTTCATCGATAG
- a CDS encoding DUF3386 domain-containing protein → MTVTSIPNVAPGSDCRDAFQAAYQNRYTWEPGFSGYKGRCIWEQGDRRVEGRFQIGADLKAKVEGIDDAEVEKAIASQLWEVAIHRVRRPFEQVHGANTFTAGDSTDEGLEVLIGGKGEGDRYRIKADVVTMVHRHIHGTVVTIHTGSTTDTGSGYLSRNYTSQYSDPASGEVKGASSSFEDTFVPLGAQGSWVLERRAISSKDSDGKDTLQVFEFNDLASL, encoded by the coding sequence GTGACTGTCACCAGCATTCCCAACGTTGCCCCCGGCAGTGACTGCCGGGATGCTTTTCAAGCTGCTTATCAGAACCGCTACACCTGGGAACCAGGTTTTAGCGGATACAAGGGTCGGTGCATCTGGGAGCAAGGCGACCGACGTGTCGAAGGGCGTTTCCAGATCGGTGCGGATCTGAAGGCCAAGGTCGAGGGCATCGATGATGCTGAGGTTGAGAAGGCGATCGCCTCTCAACTCTGGGAAGTCGCCATCCATCGCGTTCGCAGGCCTTTCGAGCAGGTGCACGGTGCCAACACCTTCACTGCTGGTGACAGCACCGATGAAGGCTTGGAAGTGCTGATCGGAGGCAAGGGTGAGGGTGATCGCTATCGCATCAAAGCTGATGTGGTGACGATGGTTCACCGCCATATCCACGGCACGGTGGTCACGATTCACACAGGAAGCACGACGGACACTGGATCGGGTTATCTGAGTCGCAACTACACGAGTCAGTACTCGGATCCCGCCAGTGGCGAAGTTAAGGGAGCTTCCAGCAGCTTTGAAGACACCTTCGTGCCTCTCGGTGCCCAGGGCAGCTGGGTGCTTGAGCGTCGAGCGATCAGTTCCAAAGATTCCGATGGCAAGGACACGCTTCAGGTGTTCGAGTTCAACGATCTGGCTTCACTCTGA